One Natronolimnobius sp. AArcel1 DNA window includes the following coding sequences:
- a CDS encoding UPF0058 family protein translates to MKKQELIHLHGLLAEVSNQCSEWENCQIDLEEYESRGIRPTSIHKSKTDHKAAVFALANGITTNMGEDEQEAVAATAD, encoded by the coding sequence ATGAAGAAGCAGGAGCTCATCCACCTTCACGGTCTTCTCGCGGAGGTATCGAATCAGTGTTCGGAGTGGGAAAACTGCCAGATCGACCTCGAAGAATACGAATCCCGGGGCATTCGGCCAACATCAATCCACAAGTCAAAGACAGATCATAAAGCCGCTGTTTTTGCACTCGCCAACGGTATCACGACGAATATGGGCGAAGACGAGCAAGAAGCCGTCGCCGCAACCGCAGACTAA
- a CDS encoding DUF555 domain-containing protein: protein MNCRVVVEAAVPVFDVETEDEAIRIAISKTGEMLNPDLNYVEINMGERTSPSGEELPPAFIAADEALVALELEMTVFNVEREEHASRIARKEIGQRLENIPLEVIVVEVIDDEDESESEDETTDDANDDGDAIDELDLGDESLEDGDDDVSGESESTDDVLPEFEDLVE, encoded by the coding sequence ATGAACTGCAGGGTTGTCGTCGAGGCTGCCGTGCCGGTGTTCGACGTTGAGACGGAAGACGAGGCGATTCGAATCGCCATCTCGAAGACAGGCGAGATGCTGAACCCTGACTTAAATTACGTCGAAATCAACATGGGCGAGCGGACCTCCCCATCGGGCGAGGAACTGCCGCCCGCGTTTATCGCGGCCGACGAAGCACTCGTCGCCCTCGAGTTGGAAATGACCGTTTTCAACGTCGAGCGCGAGGAACACGCCTCGCGAATCGCCCGCAAAGAAATCGGCCAGCGCCTCGAGAATATCCCGCTCGAGGTGATTGTGGTCGAAGTGATCGACGACGAAGACGAGAGTGAATCCGAAGACGAAACGACGGATGATGCCAACGACGATGGGGATGCCATCGACGAACTCGATCTAGGTGACGAGTCGCTCGAGGACGGCGACGACGATGTGTCTGGCGAGTCAGAATCGACAGACGACGTGTTGCCCGAATTCGAAGATCTCGTTGAGTAA
- a CDS encoding DNA-3-methyladenine glycosylase: METGTIPLGSLSGGLDLYRTLESGQSYLWRRGDGEMYQSEPDPGTWYYTVVDGDVIRARTLEDRLEWQSSTDAEEQVRRLLRLDDDLEEIVATAPDDPLLREAYDAHHGMRLVADPPFGTLISFICSAQMRVSRIHSMVSTLAREYGTPLEFDGETYHAFPTPEQLATATEDELRELGLGYRAPYVVRTAEMVANGEAHPADARDLEYEDAREYLCQFVGVGDKVADCVLLFALDFDEAVPLDTWIKSAIEEYYPDCDGGSYATTSRAIRDRLGSEYAGYAQTYIFHHLRTGSGE, translated from the coding sequence ATGGAAACGGGAACGATTCCGCTCGGCTCCCTCTCGGGCGGACTCGACCTCTATCGAACTCTCGAGAGCGGCCAGAGCTACCTGTGGCGGCGCGGCGACGGCGAGATGTACCAGAGCGAACCCGACCCGGGAACCTGGTATTACACTGTTGTCGACGGCGACGTGATTCGCGCCCGCACGCTCGAGGACCGCCTCGAGTGGCAGTCATCGACGGATGCCGAGGAACAGGTTCGGCGACTGCTTCGACTCGATGACGACCTCGAGGAAATCGTCGCCACAGCACCGGATGACCCACTGCTGCGCGAAGCCTATGACGCCCACCACGGCATGCGACTGGTCGCTGACCCACCGTTTGGGACGCTCATCTCCTTTATTTGCTCGGCCCAGATGCGCGTCAGTCGCATTCACTCGATGGTGTCGACGCTGGCCCGCGAGTACGGCACCCCACTCGAGTTCGACGGCGAGACGTACCACGCGTTTCCGACACCGGAGCAACTCGCGACGGCGACCGAGGACGAACTCCGCGAGTTAGGCCTTGGCTACCGCGCGCCGTACGTCGTCCGCACTGCCGAGATGGTCGCAAACGGCGAGGCGCATCCGGCCGACGCGCGCGACCTCGAGTACGAGGACGCACGAGAGTATCTCTGTCAGTTCGTCGGCGTCGGTGACAAGGTCGCAGACTGCGTGTTGCTCTTTGCGCTGGATTTCGACGAGGCCGTCCCGCTCGATACGTGGATCAAATCGGCCATCGAGGAGTACTATCCCGACTGCGATGGCGGCTCCTATGCGACGACCTCGAGAGCGATCCGTGACCGACTGGGAAGCGAGTACGCGGGCTACGCCCAGACGTATATTTTCCATCACCTCCGAACTGGCTCAGGGGAGTGA
- a CDS encoding DUF3784 domain-containing protein: MELGEVISLVVAALFVGGLGILIKHFGRVELIAGYDPERVTDEEGLATFIGTNALYVAGLLLLVALVNYTEPMGGQLASLSGPLLIAGTLALAGRMVIGAQRYEQSAES; encoded by the coding sequence ATGGAACTTGGGGAAGTGATTTCGCTCGTCGTCGCTGCCCTGTTCGTCGGCGGACTCGGGATTCTCATCAAACACTTCGGCCGCGTCGAACTCATCGCTGGCTACGATCCCGAACGGGTGACCGACGAGGAAGGACTCGCCACGTTCATCGGCACGAACGCCCTCTATGTTGCCGGACTGTTGCTGCTCGTCGCGCTCGTCAACTACACCGAACCAATGGGCGGGCAACTGGCTTCACTCAGTGGCCCGCTGCTCATCGCCGGCACACTGGCGCTGGCCGGTCGAATGGTCATTGGTGCACAGCGATACGAACAGTCCGCCGAATCTTGA
- a CDS encoding SHOCT domain-containing protein, with protein MEERVWDTLIATVAVLTLPLGLLAGIFVSFQTALVVFIVGWLLLLPLLAISREFVVESSDDPNRGSHESADTSLGALETLKKRYAEGEIDEHEFERKVDTLVGTEDIEMDRTNGTDQSTRESDEEYDLN; from the coding sequence ATGGAGGAACGAGTGTGGGATACACTCATTGCGACAGTCGCAGTTCTCACGCTTCCGCTCGGACTTTTAGCAGGTATCTTCGTTAGTTTCCAGACAGCTCTCGTCGTGTTCATCGTTGGCTGGTTGCTACTCCTGCCACTACTGGCGATTTCCAGAGAATTTGTTGTTGAGTCTTCCGACGACCCAAACCGCGGTAGCCACGAATCAGCGGATACCTCACTGGGGGCATTGGAGACGCTCAAAAAACGATACGCAGAAGGCGAAATCGATGAACACGAGTTTGAACGGAAAGTCGACACACTAGTCGGTACGGAGGATATTGAGATGGATCGGACGAACGGAACCGACCAGTCAACCCGGGAATCTGACGAAGAGTACGATTTGAACTAG
- a CDS encoding acylphosphatase, with product MTDWTRAHVFVSGKVQGVYYRATTRDTAQDNGVDGWVKNLSDGRVEAVFEGREDAVESMLEFCHEGSPAADVDDVEVEYEDPQGEDGFEIQY from the coding sequence ATGACAGATTGGACGCGTGCACACGTTTTCGTTTCGGGCAAGGTACAGGGCGTCTACTACCGTGCAACGACACGCGATACAGCACAGGACAATGGCGTCGATGGCTGGGTAAAAAATCTCTCAGACGGGCGCGTTGAAGCCGTCTTCGAAGGACGCGAGGACGCAGTCGAGTCAATGCTCGAGTTCTGTCACGAAGGCAGTCCTGCGGCCGATGTCGACGATGTCGAAGTCGAGTACGAAGACCCACAGGGCGAAGACGGCTTTGAAATCCAGTACTGA
- a CDS encoding NAD(P)H-hydrate dehydratase translates to MITGERMAAVDENAAALGVPQKQLMESSGNAVARAVRDLVEPGATIAIVAGRGNNGGDAFVAARFLEEYDVTTFLLGRAGNIGTKISQENWEILEQADYDAREVRDSSQFDLPDCDLVIDAMLGTGISGGLREPVATAAQAINAADATVLAVDVPTGFDADGGDHAANRIEADHVVTFHDTKPGLADLECPITVADIGIPAAAERFVGPGDIDLARPDGRNGRPNIIGGGPYTGAPALAAQAALRAGTELAFVAAPDTVAGEIQGYSEDLIVQPYEEDVLTSKQATDLLETVENYESPVVIGPGLGTADETLEAAQQFLSDYTGTAVVDADALQVVPDLETDATLICTPNRGELARMGGPEADDLEAVADDIESFAADLGHVVLAKGADDVITDGERTRISRSGTVGMKVGGTGDTLAGIVAALVEHADPLDAAAAAAHVNGLAGERLAERDEHGFLASELLTEIPTVLWDEGAPNV, encoded by the coding sequence ATGATCACAGGCGAGCGGATGGCCGCCGTTGACGAGAACGCTGCGGCACTCGGTGTGCCACAAAAGCAGTTGATGGAGTCGAGCGGAAACGCCGTTGCCCGCGCGGTTCGCGACCTCGTAGAGCCGGGCGCAACCATCGCAATCGTCGCCGGCCGCGGAAACAACGGCGGAGACGCGTTCGTCGCCGCCCGCTTTCTCGAGGAGTACGATGTGACCACCTTTTTGCTCGGACGGGCTGGGAACATCGGCACCAAGATTTCCCAGGAGAACTGGGAGATCCTCGAGCAGGCCGATTACGACGCCCGCGAGGTGCGCGACTCGAGTCAGTTCGACCTGCCAGACTGTGACCTCGTCATCGACGCCATGCTCGGGACAGGAATCAGCGGCGGCCTCAGAGAACCCGTTGCGACCGCCGCGCAGGCGATCAACGCAGCCGACGCGACAGTGCTCGCGGTCGACGTACCCACGGGCTTCGACGCCGATGGCGGCGATCACGCTGCAAATCGCATCGAGGCTGACCACGTCGTCACGTTCCACGACACGAAACCCGGACTCGCCGACCTCGAGTGCCCGATCACCGTCGCGGACATTGGCATCCCCGCTGCAGCCGAGCGTTTCGTCGGCCCCGGCGACATTGACCTTGCTCGCCCCGATGGCCGCAATGGACGACCGAATATCATCGGCGGCGGTCCCTACACCGGCGCGCCGGCGCTCGCCGCCCAGGCCGCGCTCCGCGCTGGCACCGAACTCGCGTTCGTCGCCGCGCCCGACACCGTCGCTGGCGAAATCCAGGGCTACAGCGAGGACCTCATCGTCCAGCCCTACGAGGAGGACGTACTCACATCCAAGCAAGCTACGGACCTCCTCGAGACCGTCGAAAACTACGAGTCGCCGGTCGTCATCGGGCCGGGACTGGGCACCGCAGACGAGACGCTCGAGGCTGCCCAGCAGTTCCTCTCTGACTACACTGGCACCGCAGTCGTCGATGCCGACGCGCTGCAAGTCGTGCCCGACCTCGAGACCGATGCGACGCTGATCTGTACGCCGAATCGGGGGGAACTCGCGAGAATGGGTGGCCCCGAAGCGGACGATCTCGAGGCCGTCGCCGACGACATCGAGTCCTTTGCGGCCGACCTCGGACACGTCGTCCTCGCGAAGGGAGCCGACGACGTGATCACCGACGGCGAGCGCACGCGAATCAGTCGCTCTGGAACCGTCGGCATGAAAGTCGGCGGCACCGGCGACACGCTCGCGGGAATCGTCGCCGCGCTGGTCGAACACGCTGACCCCCTGGATGCGGCGGCTGCAGCCGCTCACGTCAACGGCCTGGCCGGCGAACGACTTGCCGAGCGCGACGAACACGGCTTTCTCGCCTCGGAACTGCTCACAGAAATCCCTACTGTGCTGTGGGACGAAGGTGCGCCCAATGTCTGA
- the moaC gene encoding cyclic pyranopterin monophosphate synthase MoaC, protein MSDDPTPAAGSNPDPRHDDDADARDLTHTTDEGDVQMVDVGDKPDSKRRAVAAGEIRLQPSTIEAIRDDQIGKGDVLATARIGAIQAVKHTWETIPMCHQIPITNVDTAFDLEEDRLECEVAVETTGKTGCEMEALEGVTTGLNVVWDMVKAVEKDADGQYPETGIENVRVLTKEKHQW, encoded by the coding sequence ATGTCTGACGATCCCACGCCCGCTGCAGGCTCGAATCCGGACCCGAGACACGATGATGACGCCGACGCTCGAGATCTCACGCACACCACAGACGAGGGCGACGTACAGATGGTCGACGTCGGCGACAAACCCGACAGCAAGCGCCGCGCTGTCGCAGCGGGTGAGATTCGGCTTCAGCCCTCGACTATTGAGGCCATCCGCGACGACCAAATCGGCAAGGGCGACGTGCTCGCGACCGCCCGAATCGGCGCGATTCAGGCCGTCAAACACACCTGGGAGACGATCCCAATGTGTCACCAGATTCCGATCACGAACGTCGACACCGCATTCGACCTCGAGGAGGACCGCCTCGAGTGCGAGGTCGCCGTCGAGACGACCGGCAAGACGGGCTGTGAGATGGAGGCGCTCGAGGGTGTCACGACCGGCTTAAACGTCGTCTGGGATATGGTCAAAGCCGTCGAGAAGGACGCGGATGGGCAGTATCCCGAGACGGGTATCGAGAACGTGCGGGTGCTCACAAAGGAAAAACACCAGTGGTGA